TGAAGGAGAAATTTCTCTTGAGTTAAATAATGAATTAAGTCCTATAATTATTAAATCAAATTCACTTCCTAATTATTTAGGAATAATTATGCCTCTGAAACTTTAATGCAAAGTTTTAAAATTTCTAAGCTGCAAGTGACAAACTTTAGAAACTTGCAGCCAGACATAATAGAATTCAATAGTGGTATTAATTGTATTCTAGGTGAAAATGGAAATGGCAAAACAAATATCTTAGAAGCCCTTCACGTTTTAACAACCAGAAAATCATTTCGTAAAAATACAGGTTTTCCACAATTCCTAGGTATTGATTGTGAAAAACCTGAAATAATATTTTCATCTGTTTTCTTAGATGATCAAGAAAATAGAATTAGTATTTCTGGAAAGATGGATTCAACAGCAACGCACTGGTTTGTTGATGGGCATCCAATGAAAAGAAAAATTGATCTTAAATTAGTGTTTATAAATCCTTTTGATTCTTATTCCTTTCATAACACGTCAAGTTTTAGAAGACAGTGGATGGACCAGCATATTTCTCAATTAGATGGGAATTATAAGAAATGTCTTTCGAGATATAACTCATCATTAAGATTTAGAAATTCTCTACTAAACAAGAAGCCTGCAATGTTTAGAGAGCAAATTAAGGCCATCGATATTGAACTTGCTCGGTATAGCGCTATACTCACAAATATACGGCTAAAGTTCTTATTAGATATCGAAGATTTTTGTACTCAAACTTTTAAAGAAATTTTCAGTGAAGAACATCTATTAAAAATTTCGCTCGATTCAAGAGTAATTGGTTTAACCGAAGAAGATATTTTTAACATGTTGCAAGAGAGACTTCCTAAAGACGAAATTGTTGGACACACAACTTACTGTGTTCACAAGGATGACTATGTGCTTCTTTTTGATGGTTTAAATTCTTTTGAATATTGCTCTCTAGGGCAACAAAAAATGAGCTATTTGAGCCTCTTATTTGCCTATATCAAGCTGTTTAGGTATAACTTTAACTCCTTTCCCATGGTCTTAATTGATGACGTCTCAGGCGAGCTAGATAGAAACCGATGGCAGAAGTTAATTGAGTTCTTAGAAAGGAGTTCGTTTCAAGTTTTAATAACAACAGCAAACGAAAAATTTAAAGAAGAATTAGAAACCATTCATGGTGCTAATAAAATTTATGTCCAAGCAGGTTCAATCGCGAACATGCCTAATTTAAGATGAATTAGATAATAAATGGATTTATAGGAGTATCTTTGGAAACTGAAAACACATCAATTTCTAAGGTTGGCGAAAAGTATGATGCTGACCAAATTAAAGTTCTAGAAGGTTTAGAAGCTGTTAGAAAACGCCCTGGTATGTATATTGGTGATACATCAAATAGAGGATTACATCACTGCGTATATGAAATCGTTGATAATGCAGTTGATGAAGCTCTTGCAGGTTATTGTACAGAAATTAAAGTAATCATTCATGTTGATAACTCTGTTACAGTTATTGATAACGGAAGAGGAATCCCTACTGATATGCACCCTACTGAGGGATGTTCAGCGGCAGAACTCGTATATACAAAACTACATGCAGGTGGAAAATTTAATGAAGACGGTGGAGCTTATAAAGTTTCTGGTGGACTTCATGGTGTTGGTGCCGCTGTAGTTAATGCCCTTTCAAAATGGGTAAAAATGGAAATTAAGAAGCATGGTAAATTACATCTTCTTAAATTCGAAAGAGGAGAAGCAGTTGCTCCTTTAAAAGTTATTGGTGATCTAGAGGATCCTAAACAAACTGGGACGGCAATAACTTTTAAGCCTGATAATGAAATCTTTGAAGTTCATGAATATAACTACGACACTCTGTCAAATAGATTTAGAGAGATGGCTTTTTTAAATAAAGGCTTAAGTATTTCACTTAAAGATGAGCGTTCAGATAAGAAAGATGTTTTCTGTTATGAAGGTGGGATTGCTGAATTTGTTACCTATTTAAATAGAGCTAAAACACCAGTACATAAGAAAGTAATTGCATTTACACAAGCAAGAGAAGACTACGAAGTTGAAGTAGCTATGCAGTGGACTGATTCTTATTCTGAAGTTTTATCTGGTTATGCAAACGCTATTTGTACTCCGGGTGGTGGAACACATATTTCAGGATTTAAAACGGCTATAACTAGAGTTTTAAATGCTTACGCAAAAGATAATAATTTATTAAAAGGTTTAAAAGCGACTTTAACTGGTGATGATATGAGAGAAGGTATGACTGCCATTATCTCAATTAAATTACCCGAGCTACAATTCGAAGGTCAGACAAAAGATAAATTAGGAAACTCTGAAGTTGAAGGAATTGTTAACTCACTTGTCGGTGAGCAATTAAAGCAATACTTAGAAGAGAATCCAAGCTTAGCAAAAACAATTGTTAAGAAATCTGTTGATGCAGCTGCGGCAAGAGAAGCTGCAAGAAAAGCGAGAGAGCTAACTAGAAGAAAAACTGCTCTAGTTGTTTCAGGTCTTCCTGGGAAAATGGCTGATTGCCAAGAAAAAGATCCGGCACGTTCAGAAATTTATATTGTGGAAGGTGACTCGGCCGGTGGTTCTGCCAAACAAGGTCGAGATAGAAAAACACAAGCAGTACTTCCTCTAAAAGGGAAAATTCTAAATGTTGAAAAAGCTCGTTACGATAAGATGTTAGCGAACAACGAAATTAAAATGATTATTCAAGCGATGGGAACTGGTGTTGGTAAAGAGCAGTTTGATATTGCAAAGCTTAGATATCATAAAATTATTATTATGACCGATGCCGACGTGGATGGGTCACACATTAGAACACTGATACTTACTCTACTCTACAGACAATTCCCTGAGCTTATTGAAAACGGCTATGTTTATATTGCACAACCACCACTCTATAAATTTAAGAAAGGTAAATCTGAAAAATATCTTAAAGATGAAAAAGAGCTAGAAGCATTCTTAACAATGAATTCACTAAAAGATGCAGACATTACTGCTAACGGTGAAAATCTATCTGCTGATGAAGCCAGAGTGCTTGTCAATAAGTATAGAAATTATACTAGAACAGTTCAAAGTTATGATGTTCACTTTGATTCACTACTTCTTAGACAATTAATTGAAAGATCTGAAATTAATTCTGAAACTTTAAAAGATAAAGTGAAGCTACAAGCTGAATTAGATAAGCTAACAGAATACTTTAAATTAGAAGAAGTAAATACATTGAGAACATATACGTTTTCAATTTCTGAAGATCTTCCACACCAATCTAACCAGATCAATATCAATGTTAGAACTACTGGTAGAACAAAGAAATTTAAACTTAATACTTACTTTCTTGAATCACCAGACTATGCAGACTTAATAAATGGTTATGATGGAATGAAGTCATTTACTAAGGCAAAGTTTTCAATAGAGAGAGATAAAACTGGTGTTAAGGAATTTGATTCTTTAAACGAGTTTGCGGAACACATTATTGTTGATGGAAAACAAGGTGCTTATATACAACGTTATAAGGGACTTGGAGAAATGAACCCAGAACAACTTTGGGAAACAACAATGAACCCTGATAATAGAACTCTTCTACAAGTGCGTATCGAAGATACAATTGAAGCTGATCAAGTATTCTCTGTTCTTATGGGTGACAATGTCGAACCTAGAAGACAATTTGTTGAAGAGAATGCATTGAACGTTAGAAACTTAGACGTATAAGGAATTAGTATGTCAGATGAAAATAATACACCTGGAAATGGTGACGGAATAAATCACGGTAATATTGCTCCAATTGCCATCCAAGATGAGATGAAGAGCTGTTACCTTGATTACGCAATGTCTGTAATTATTGGGCGAGCTCTACCAGACGTTAGAGATGGTTTGAAGCCTGTTCATAGAAGAGCTTTATACGCGATGTATGCTCTTAATAATTATCATAATAAGCCATATATGAAGTCTGCCCGTGTGGTTGGTGACGTTATTGGTAAATATCACCCACATGGTGATTCTGCTGTTTATAATACGATTGTACGTATGGCCCAAGATTTTTCAATGAGATACGTTCTTGTTGATGGTCAGGGGAACTTTGGTTCTGTTGATGGTGATGCAGCTGCGGCCATGAGATATACAGAAATTAGAATGAAGAAACTTTCAGAAGAAATGCTGAGAGATTTAGACAAGGACACTGTAGACTGGCAACCAAACTACGATGATTCTTTAAAAGAGCCAAAAGTTCTACCAACGAAAGTCCCTACCCTTTTAGTGAATGGTTCTTCAGGTATTGCTGTTGGTATGGCCACAAATATTCCTCCACATAATTTAACAGAAGTAATGGGTGCTCTTTCTGAATTAATTGATAATAGAGAAATGACTATTAATGAATTGATGGCCCATATTCCAGGTCCAGACTTTCCAACTTACGGTTCGATTCACGGAACTGAGGGAATAAAGTCTGCATATCATACTGGCCGTGGGATTAT
This sequence is a window from Halobacteriovorax sp. JY17. Protein-coding genes within it:
- the recF gene encoding DNA replication and repair protein RecF (All proteins in this family for which functions are known are DNA-binding proteins that assist the filamentation of RecA onto DNA for the initiation of recombination or recombinational repair.), which encodes MQSFKISKLQVTNFRNLQPDIIEFNSGINCILGENGNGKTNILEALHVLTTRKSFRKNTGFPQFLGIDCEKPEIIFSSVFLDDQENRISISGKMDSTATHWFVDGHPMKRKIDLKLVFINPFDSYSFHNTSSFRRQWMDQHISQLDGNYKKCLSRYNSSLRFRNSLLNKKPAMFREQIKAIDIELARYSAILTNIRLKFLLDIEDFCTQTFKEIFSEEHLLKISLDSRVIGLTEEDIFNMLQERLPKDEIVGHTTYCVHKDDYVLLFDGLNSFEYCSLGQQKMSYLSLLFAYIKLFRYNFNSFPMVLIDDVSGELDRNRWQKLIEFLERSSFQVLITTANEKFKEELETIHGANKIYVQAGSIANMPNLR
- the gyrB gene encoding DNA topoisomerase (ATP-hydrolyzing) subunit B yields the protein METENTSISKVGEKYDADQIKVLEGLEAVRKRPGMYIGDTSNRGLHHCVYEIVDNAVDEALAGYCTEIKVIIHVDNSVTVIDNGRGIPTDMHPTEGCSAAELVYTKLHAGGKFNEDGGAYKVSGGLHGVGAAVVNALSKWVKMEIKKHGKLHLLKFERGEAVAPLKVIGDLEDPKQTGTAITFKPDNEIFEVHEYNYDTLSNRFREMAFLNKGLSISLKDERSDKKDVFCYEGGIAEFVTYLNRAKTPVHKKVIAFTQAREDYEVEVAMQWTDSYSEVLSGYANAICTPGGGTHISGFKTAITRVLNAYAKDNNLLKGLKATLTGDDMREGMTAIISIKLPELQFEGQTKDKLGNSEVEGIVNSLVGEQLKQYLEENPSLAKTIVKKSVDAAAAREAARKARELTRRKTALVVSGLPGKMADCQEKDPARSEIYIVEGDSAGGSAKQGRDRKTQAVLPLKGKILNVEKARYDKMLANNEIKMIIQAMGTGVGKEQFDIAKLRYHKIIIMTDADVDGSHIRTLILTLLYRQFPELIENGYVYIAQPPLYKFKKGKSEKYLKDEKELEAFLTMNSLKDADITANGENLSADEARVLVNKYRNYTRTVQSYDVHFDSLLLRQLIERSEINSETLKDKVKLQAELDKLTEYFKLEEVNTLRTYTFSISEDLPHQSNQININVRTTGRTKKFKLNTYFLESPDYADLINGYDGMKSFTKAKFSIERDKTGVKEFDSLNEFAEHIIVDGKQGAYIQRYKGLGEMNPEQLWETTMNPDNRTLLQVRIEDTIEADQVFSVLMGDNVEPRRQFVEENALNVRNLDV